GCTGCAGGGACTCGATCTCGGTCTGCAGGCTGCCGAGGTCCTTCGCGGAGGTCACCTGGCCGGAGTCGAGGCGCTTTTGGTCGCGGTCGGCGCGGACGCGGACCTGGTCGACGTCCTGTTCGGCCTTCTTCTGCTCCCGCCGCAGGTCGCCGACCTCGGTCTCGGCCGTCACGATCGCGTCGCGCAGCTCGGTGAGGCGGCCCTCGGCCCGCTCGATCTCGGCCAGCTCGGGCAGGGTGCGGCGGCGGTGCGCGAGCCGGTCCAGCGAGCTGTCGAGCTCCTGCAGGTCGATGAGGCGAAGCTGGGCTTGCGGTGCGGCTTTCACTGTGCTCCTTCGTCGTGGAGGCGCCACGCGTCGGTGACGAGCGTGGACACCCGGGTCTGCAACGTGCCCCCGGCGGCCTCGGTCAGGCGCCGCTCCGCGTCGGCCAGCCACGGCCACTCGGTCGCCCAGTGCGCGGCGTCGATCAGGGCCGGGCCGCCGTGCTCGGCGAACTCCGACGCGGGATGGTGCCGCAGGTCGGCGGTCAGGTAGACGTCGACGCCCGCGGCGCGCGCGGTGTCGAGCAGCGAGTCGCCGGCGCCGCCGCACACCGCGACCGTCCGGACGGGACGATCGGGGTCCCCGGCGGCGCGCACGCCCCAGGCGGTGGACGGCAGCCCGGCGGCGACGCGGGCGGTGAACTCGCGCAGCGCGACCGGTTCGGCGAGGTCCCCGATGCGGCCGAGCCCGCGGCG
The nucleotide sequence above comes from Actinomadura algeriensis. Encoded proteins:
- a CDS encoding Nif3-like dinuclear metal center hexameric protein, translating into MRLSHVIEALEELYPPAWAESWDAVGLVCGDPGQDVERVLFAVDPVTAVVDEALEWGADLVITHHPLLLRGVHSVAATTPKGRMIHRMIRAGAALHTAHTNADVADPGVSDALARAVGLTGALRPMVPAADDPRRGLGRIGDLAEPVALREFTARVAAGLPSTAWGVRAAGDPDRPVRTVAVCGGAGDSLLDTARAAGVDVYLTADLRHHPASEFAEHGGPALIDAAHWATEWPWLADAERRLTEAAGGTLQTRVSTLVTDAWRLHDEGAQ